From one Acidobacteriota bacterium genomic stretch:
- a CDS encoding GFA family protein, whose protein sequence is MKLEGGCYCGELRYESEGDPIMKAECHCRECQYITGGQANDFMAMPAAGFRYTKGTPKAFKRTDIEHAVTREFCGTCGTPILTRAPALAQAVILKVGSLDDTSVFGQPQVIMQTADAPSFHHIPAGVPAFPRFPG, encoded by the coding sequence ATGAAACTCGAAGGTGGATGCTATTGCGGCGAGCTCCGGTATGAATCCGAAGGCGATCCGATCATGAAGGCGGAATGCCACTGCCGCGAATGCCAGTACATCACGGGCGGGCAGGCGAACGATTTCATGGCGATGCCGGCCGCCGGTTTCCGCTACACCAAAGGCACTCCGAAAGCCTTCAAGCGTACGGACATCGAACACGCCGTGACCCGCGAATTCTGCGGTACGTGCGGCACGCCGATCCTGACGCGCGCGCCCGCCCTGGCGCAGGCCGTCATCCTGAAGGTCGGCTCGCTCGACGATACCAGCGTGTTCGGCCAGCCGCAGGTCATCATGCAGACCGCGGACGCCCCGAGCTTCCATCATATTCCCGCCGGTGTGCCGGCCTTTCCGAGGTTTCCTGGATGA
- a CDS encoding RlmE family RNA methyltransferase, which produces MSDEEKRRWKGPGAERTDSGRRTTERKVVARNAKTESSKRWIERQLQDPYVRKAIDAGYRSRAAYKLLEIDEEVGLLKRGQRVIDLGCAPGGWIQVALLKGAAEVVGIDLLPVEHIDGATLYEGDVNEPADVQKVLDSLSGPPDLILSDMAANTTGHKQTDHLRTVALVELAVDFAIAHLAPGGSFCSKVFQGGTTRELLDTLKQNFKTVKHIKPPASRSGSPEIYVVAKGFKGGKK; this is translated from the coding sequence ATGTCGGATGAGGAAAAGCGGCGCTGGAAAGGCCCCGGCGCTGAGCGCACGGATTCAGGACGCCGAACCACCGAACGCAAGGTGGTCGCCCGCAATGCCAAGACCGAAAGCTCGAAGCGCTGGATCGAGCGGCAGTTGCAGGACCCCTATGTCCGCAAGGCAATCGACGCTGGCTATCGTTCGCGCGCGGCTTACAAATTGCTGGAGATCGACGAAGAGGTCGGTCTGCTGAAGCGCGGACAGCGGGTAATCGACCTCGGCTGCGCGCCTGGCGGCTGGATACAGGTCGCGCTGCTGAAAGGCGCCGCCGAAGTCGTGGGGATCGACCTCCTGCCGGTCGAACATATTGACGGCGCAACCCTCTACGAAGGCGACGTCAACGAACCCGCCGACGTGCAGAAGGTGCTGGATTCGCTCTCGGGTCCGCCCGATCTGATCCTGTCGGACATGGCCGCGAATACCACCGGCCACAAGCAGACGGATCACCTGCGCACGGTTGCCCTGGTCGAACTCGCTGTCGATTTCGCCATTGCCCATCTCGCGCCGGGTGGCAGTTTTTGTTCAAAGGTGTTCCAGGGCGGCACCACACGCGAGTTGCTCGACACGTTGAAGCAGAACTTCAAGACGGTAAAACACATCAAGCCGCCGGCGAGCCGTTCGGGCAGTCCGGAGATCTACGTGGTCGCGAAAGGCTTCAAGGGAGGGAAAAAATGA
- a CDS encoding DUF1593 domain-containing protein — translation MTKSLRLAMIVAVVVGGCSAAPAAETAPAVDPPARERVIVLTDIGTDPDDVQCLIRLMLYSNEIEIAGLVATTSVHQNDRTEPGLIQEVVEAYGAAYPSLTAHAPGYPKPEDLETLIATGQPGYGMSSIGVGRDTIGSNLIISTLDDDDPRPVWISIWGGPNTLAQALQTIRATRSPADAARLVGKLRVYAISDQDDSAAWIRREFPDLFYIASPGAFDSSTWVAITKAYPGAEEEISPAWLAENLQQGHGPLGTLYPDVVYGMEGDTPAFLGLVPNGLNVPERPDWGGWGGRYERYTPAPERLDRKGYTNGVPVEDETRPFWTNANDRFVSTTGTVFNDNKATLWRWRKDFQNDFAARMDWTVRDYDHANHPPVPEVGGPLNFTVRSGERIELDASKSSDPDADVLSFEWFSYPEAGTLDAPIGETVSAAQAVFEAPRVERAQTAHFILRVTDDGEPALSRYARVIITIEP, via the coding sequence ATGACGAAGAGTTTGCGCCTCGCCATGATCGTTGCGGTCGTCGTCGGCGGCTGTTCAGCCGCGCCTGCTGCGGAGACTGCACCTGCGGTCGATCCGCCGGCACGTGAGCGGGTAATCGTGTTGACCGATATCGGCACCGATCCCGATGACGTGCAGTGCCTCATAAGGTTGATGCTCTACAGCAACGAGATCGAGATCGCCGGCCTGGTGGCCACAACCTCCGTGCACCAGAATGACCGCACCGAGCCCGGCCTCATCCAGGAGGTCGTTGAAGCGTATGGAGCGGCCTACCCGTCCTTGACGGCACACGCGCCGGGCTATCCCAAACCGGAAGACCTTGAGACGCTGATTGCGACCGGGCAGCCTGGCTATGGCATGTCGAGCATAGGCGTCGGACGCGATACGATTGGTTCGAACCTCATCATCAGCACACTGGACGATGACGACCCGAGACCGGTCTGGATATCGATCTGGGGCGGGCCCAATACGCTCGCGCAGGCACTGCAGACGATCCGCGCAACGCGTTCGCCGGCGGACGCGGCGCGGCTCGTCGGTAAACTGAGGGTCTATGCCATTTCGGACCAGGACGACTCGGCCGCATGGATCCGCCGGGAGTTTCCGGACCTCTTCTACATCGCGAGTCCGGGCGCCTTCGACAGTTCGACATGGGTCGCGATCACCAAGGCGTATCCCGGCGCGGAAGAGGAAATAAGTCCCGCCTGGCTTGCAGAGAATCTGCAGCAAGGCCACGGCCCTTTGGGAACGCTCTATCCCGACGTTGTCTACGGCATGGAGGGCGACACGCCGGCCTTCCTTGGGCTGGTCCCGAATGGCCTGAACGTGCCCGAGCGTCCGGACTGGGGCGGATGGGGCGGCCGCTACGAACGCTACACGCCGGCTCCCGAACGGCTCGACCGAAAGGGTTACACCAACGGCGTTCCTGTGGAGGACGAGACGCGACCGTTCTGGACGAATGCGAATGACCGATTTGTCAGCACAACCGGGACAGTGTTCAACGACAACAAGGCAACGCTCTGGCGCTGGCGCAAGGACTTCCAGAACGACTTCGCAGCGCGCATGGACTGGACGGTTCGTGACTATGACCACGCCAACCACCCGCCGGTGCCCGAAGTGGGCGGACCTCTGAACTTCACAGTCCGGAGCGGAGAGCGGATCGAACTCGACGCATCGAAGTCAAGCGACCCCGACGCCGATGTATTGAGCTTCGAGTGGTTCAGCTATCCGGAAGCCGGCACCCTGGACGCACCGATTGGCGAAACTGTATCAGCTGCACAAGCGGTGTTCGAGGCGCCGCGCGTGGAGCGCGCGCAGACCGCTCATTTCATCCTGCGCGTGACCGATGACGGCGAGCCAGCGCTCTCGCGCTATGCGCGCGTCATCATCACCATTGAGCCCTGA
- a CDS encoding TatD family hydrolase — translation MFDTHVNLHGEAFAEDLEDVLARARAAGVRRFLAICDRYDNFPAVRAIADAHADIWCSVGVHPHHAKDFTSLTADTLIREAQHPKVVAIGETGLDFHYGYSPEADQVRSLRAHISAARETGLPIILHTREADAMVADVLEDEYARGAFQPLLHCYTGGEDLCQRALALGAFVSVSGILSFKSARDVRAVIANVPLDRLILETDCPYLAPVPMRGRRNEPAYLQHVAEALGALMGVDTETVKAVTTQNAERLFAKVSA, via the coding sequence ATGTTCGATACACACGTAAACCTGCACGGTGAGGCTTTCGCTGAAGACCTTGAGGACGTGCTTGCCCGCGCGCGGGCTGCCGGTGTGCGCCGTTTCCTCGCCATCTGCGATCGATACGACAATTTCCCGGCCGTGCGCGCCATCGCCGATGCCCATGCGGATATCTGGTGTTCGGTCGGTGTCCACCCGCACCACGCGAAGGACTTCACGTCGCTGACGGCCGACACGCTGATCCGCGAGGCGCAGCACCCAAAGGTCGTGGCCATCGGCGAGACAGGGCTCGACTTCCATTATGGCTACAGCCCCGAGGCCGATCAGGTGCGCAGCTTGCGCGCGCATATCTCGGCGGCGCGCGAGACCGGCCTACCGATCATCCTGCACACGCGCGAAGCCGACGCCATGGTCGCCGACGTGCTGGAGGACGAATATGCCAGAGGCGCGTTCCAGCCGTTGCTGCATTGCTATACCGGCGGCGAGGACCTATGCCAGCGGGCGCTGGCGCTCGGTGCGTTCGTGTCGGTCTCGGGCATCCTGTCGTTCAAGAGCGCCAGGGACGTCCGCGCGGTGATCGCCAACGTTCCGCTCGACCGGCTGATCCTGGAGACCGACTGTCCTTACCTTGCACCGGTGCCGATGCGCGGGCGACGCAACGAGCCGGCCTACCTTCAGCACGTCGCCGAGGCGCTGGGCGCGCTCATGGGCGTAGATACCGAAACGGTGAAGGCCGTCACGACGCAGAACGCCGAGCGGTTGTTCGCGAAAGTCTCAGCCTGA
- a CDS encoding sulfotransferase family 2 domain-containing protein, with amino-acid sequence MIISHRHQFIFFAVPKTATHAVRQALRAHLGETDEEQVQLFVQKTMPYPDIARIRHGHIRWNECQAAVTPLVWETYFKFAFVRNPWERFVSYCAFMYRQEQRFQHDPAGTMRAVLTGAEHRQRIVFQPQSDFLCDASGAIKIDFVGRHATLQADYETICKRIGIPAAELGLANASDHGPWRDYYDDDLKAGVAALYRRDIEIFGFTFD; translated from the coding sequence TTGATCATTTCGCACCGCCACCAGTTCATCTTCTTCGCCGTACCGAAGACGGCGACGCATGCTGTACGCCAGGCGCTGCGCGCGCACCTTGGGGAAACCGATGAGGAGCAGGTGCAGCTGTTCGTGCAGAAGACGATGCCCTACCCCGACATCGCGCGCATCCGTCACGGCCACATCCGCTGGAACGAATGCCAGGCGGCGGTCACGCCGCTAGTCTGGGAAACCTATTTCAAGTTCGCTTTCGTACGTAACCCCTGGGAGCGCTTCGTGTCGTACTGCGCTTTCATGTACCGTCAGGAACAGCGCTTCCAGCATGATCCAGCGGGCACCATGAGAGCGGTGCTGACGGGCGCGGAGCATCGTCAGCGCATCGTATTCCAGCCGCAGAGCGACTTCCTGTGTGACGCCAGCGGCGCGATCAAGATCGACTTCGTTGGGCGCCACGCCACGCTGCAGGCGGACTACGAAACGATCTGCAAGCGCATCGGCATTCCGGCCGCTGAACTCGGCCTGGCCAATGCATCAGACCACGGCCCGTGGCGTGATTATTACGACGATGATCTCAAAGCAGGCGTTGCCGCGCTCTACCGGCGCGACATCGAGATATTCGGCTTCACGTTCGACTGA
- a CDS encoding MBL fold metallo-hydrolase: MARARIVLLGTGSSGGVPRVGGDWGACDPDEPRNRRTRCSALVEVSGDAPEPTRILIDTSPDLREQLLACGTTHLDAVVYTHDHADQAHGIDDVRALAIHQRRQIPVYFDEATRSRLETRFDYIFRGAGGYPPILSIQEDLVPLKPVSIPGRGGPVELLPVDMEHGRIRCLGFRIGDLAYCNDVNGLPDASMDALRGLDVLIIDALRYAPHPSHAHLELTLSWIAELKPRRAVLTNLHVDMDYKTLKRDLPVGVEPAYDGLEIRFAP, encoded by the coding sequence ATGGCGCGCGCACGGATCGTGCTGCTGGGCACAGGCTCGTCTGGCGGCGTGCCGCGCGTGGGCGGCGACTGGGGCGCGTGCGATCCAGACGAGCCGCGTAACCGGCGCACCCGCTGCAGCGCGCTCGTGGAAGTCAGCGGCGACGCGCCGGAGCCAACCCGCATTCTCATCGATACGTCGCCGGACTTGCGCGAACAGCTGCTCGCGTGCGGCACGACGCATCTTGATGCGGTCGTCTACACGCACGACCATGCCGATCAGGCGCACGGGATCGACGACGTGCGCGCCCTCGCGATCCACCAGCGCCGCCAGATTCCAGTCTATTTCGATGAAGCAACGCGCAGCCGGCTCGAAACCCGGTTCGACTACATCTTCCGCGGCGCAGGCGGCTATCCGCCAATCCTGTCGATCCAGGAGGATCTCGTGCCCCTGAAGCCGGTAAGTATACCGGGTCGCGGCGGACCTGTGGAATTGTTGCCGGTCGACATGGAGCATGGCCGCATCCGCTGCCTCGGCTTCCGGATCGGAGACCTTGCTTACTGCAATGACGTGAACGGCTTGCCGGACGCCTCCATGGACGCGCTCCGGGGCCTTGATGTGCTGATCATCGATGCTCTGCGTTATGCACCGCATCCGTCGCACGCCCACCTCGAACTCACCTTGTCCTGGATCGCCGAGCTGAAGCCGCGACGGGCGGTGCTCACGAATCTGCACGTGGACATGGATTACAAGACGCTGAAGCGCGATTTGCCGGTGGGTGTCGAGCCAGCGTATGATGGGCTTGAGATCAGATTCGCGCCTTGA
- a CDS encoding aspartyl/asparaginyl beta-hydroxylase domain-containing protein: protein MDFGPTHRMLKRVDVSALVEKVRTVDDALWDSEDDLRSALTGPRPTRSIFLYYTNALYMPHDRRIRQEDVSKRVGFEWFSPAALPIIDEICAQYEPGAIVVRCQIAKLLPGGVIGRHQDISPLLRASHRIHVPLVTWPEVIFYIDDQPFVFEAGQAFELNNQKFHEVRHMGTQDRYHLIFDLLPADYDPRPMAQAAQGAAAGVIPKMRT, encoded by the coding sequence ATGGATTTCGGCCCTACCCACCGCATGCTGAAACGGGTCGACGTTTCGGCCCTGGTTGAAAAGGTCCGCACGGTCGATGATGCGCTGTGGGACAGCGAAGACGACCTGCGCAGCGCACTGACCGGCCCCCGCCCGACCCGCTCGATTTTCCTGTATTACACCAACGCACTCTACATGCCGCATGACCGCCGGATCCGGCAGGAAGACGTCTCGAAGCGCGTCGGCTTCGAATGGTTCAGCCCGGCCGCCCTGCCCATCATTGACGAGATTTGCGCGCAGTACGAACCCGGCGCGATTGTCGTGCGCTGCCAGATCGCCAAGCTCCTGCCTGGCGGCGTGATCGGCCGCCACCAGGACATCTCGCCCTTGCTGCGCGCCAGCCACCGAATCCACGTGCCACTGGTCACCTGGCCGGAAGTGATCTTCTACATCGACGACCAGCCCTTCGTATTCGAAGCCGGGCAGGCATTCGAGCTGAACAACCAGAAATTCCATGAAGTCCGCCACATGGGCACGCAGGACCGGTATCACCTGATTTTCGACCTCTTGCCCGCAGACTATGACCCCCGCCCGATGGCGCAGGCGGCGCAGGGCGCTGCGGCGGGCGTCATTCCGAAGATGCGGACCTGA
- the guaB gene encoding IMP dehydrogenase encodes MKIRQAITFDDVLLQPGASEVMPAEVDVSTFLTKAIPLNIPLLSAAMDTVTEARLAIAMAQAGGIGVIHRNLTVEQQAGEVAMVKKYESGVVMNPVTIAPTATLGDLRELKKRTGFSGIPVVEKSGKIAGIVTNRDTRFAENPGEKVADLMTRDVVTVKMDTPIEEARRLLHKHRIERLVIVDNEGRCIGLLTVKDMDKASLNPFAAKDPAGRLRVAAASTVGDEGFRRTEALIEAGADAVIIDTAHGHSKAVADAVLRAKKISNAVQIIAGNVATAEATKALIDAGADAVKVGIGPGSICTTRIVAGVGVPQLTAIEDCANAAAASGIPVIADGGIKFSGDFAKALAAGASTAMMGSMFAGTEESPGEVFLYQGRSYKAYRGMGSLGAMARGSADRYFQKDAAADKLVPEGIEGQVPYKGSLSPIVHQMVGGLRAAMGYVGAKTIADLHAKAQFVQITGAGLHESHVHDVMMTREAPNYSLPRG; translated from the coding sequence ATGAAAATCCGACAAGCGATCACCTTCGACGACGTGCTTCTCCAGCCCGGCGCGAGCGAGGTCATGCCTGCAGAAGTCGACGTTTCGACCTTTCTGACCAAGGCCATCCCACTGAACATCCCCCTGCTCTCGGCAGCGATGGATACGGTCACCGAAGCACGCCTTGCGATCGCCATGGCCCAGGCCGGCGGCATTGGCGTCATCCACCGCAACCTGACGGTCGAACAGCAGGCCGGCGAAGTGGCGATGGTCAAGAAATACGAGAGCGGCGTGGTGATGAACCCCGTGACGATCGCACCGACGGCGACGCTCGGCGACCTGCGCGAACTCAAGAAGCGGACCGGCTTTTCGGGTATCCCGGTGGTGGAAAAGAGCGGCAAGATCGCCGGCATCGTCACCAACCGCGATACGCGCTTCGCGGAGAACCCGGGCGAAAAGGTCGCCGACCTGATGACGCGCGATGTCGTGACCGTGAAGATGGACACGCCGATCGAGGAAGCCCGCAGGCTGCTGCACAAGCACCGTATCGAGCGCCTCGTGATCGTCGACAATGAGGGCCGCTGCATCGGCCTGCTCACCGTGAAGGACATGGACAAGGCTTCGCTCAACCCGTTCGCCGCCAAGGATCCGGCGGGACGTCTGCGCGTCGCGGCCGCCTCGACGGTCGGCGACGAGGGCTTCCGGAGAACCGAGGCGCTGATCGAAGCGGGCGCAGACGCCGTCATCATCGATACGGCGCACGGCCACTCGAAGGCTGTTGCCGATGCGGTGCTGAGGGCCAAGAAGATATCGAACGCGGTGCAGATCATTGCCGGAAACGTCGCGACCGCCGAAGCCACCAAGGCGTTGATCGATGCCGGTGCAGACGCGGTGAAGGTAGGCATCGGCCCGGGTTCCATCTGCACCACCCGCATCGTCGCCGGTGTCGGCGTGCCGCAACTCACGGCGATTGAAGACTGCGCGAATGCAGCCGCCGCGTCCGGCATTCCGGTGATCGCCGATGGCGGCATCAAGTTCTCCGGCGATTTCGCCAAGGCGCTCGCGGCTGGTGCATCCACGGCGATGATGGGCTCCATGTTCGCCGGCACCGAGGAAAGCCCCGGAGAGGTGTTCCTTTATCAAGGCCGGTCATACAAAGCCTATCGCGGCATGGGCTCGCTGGGCGCGATGGCGCGTGGCTCTGCAGACCGCTATTTCCAGAAGGACGCCGCCGCCGACAAGCTCGTGCCGGAAGGTATCGAGGGTCAGGTGCCGTACAAGGGTTCGCTCAGCCCGATCGTCCACCAGATGGTCGGCGGCCTGCGCGCCGCGATGGGTTATGTCGGCGCGAAGACCATCGCCGACCTCCACGCGAAGGCGCAGTTCGTGCAGATCACGGGGGCAGGGCTTCACGAGAGCCACGTGCACGATGTGATGATGACGCGCGAAGCACCGAACTATTCGCTGCCGCGCGGCTAG
- a CDS encoding GNAT family N-acetyltransferase: protein MLDIRLPAGMRSAERRDWKQLGDITGEAFAEDPVNLWIFGNPGALPPLFQILAQDIYLPKGICHMAGNEGATMWCHSEQLKGLGNWALWRLIVLQAFKGSKGSMKRGLGAAEAMDREHPKPPHLYLFTIGTRKAARGQGLGKRLIQPMLDAADRAALPCYLENSNPANTGFYVSHGFERMKMFEIGAGSPRMEAMWREPRPVRSASSE, encoded by the coding sequence ATGCTGGATATCCGTCTGCCGGCAGGCATGCGCAGCGCCGAACGGCGCGACTGGAAGCAGCTGGGCGACATCACCGGAGAGGCGTTTGCCGAGGACCCGGTGAACCTCTGGATATTCGGCAATCCCGGCGCGCTGCCGCCGCTGTTTCAGATCCTTGCCCAGGACATCTACCTGCCGAAAGGCATCTGCCACATGGCCGGCAACGAAGGCGCCACGATGTGGTGTCACTCTGAACAGCTCAAGGGGCTGGGAAACTGGGCGCTGTGGAGGCTGATCGTGCTGCAGGCGTTCAAAGGGTCGAAGGGCAGCATGAAACGGGGGCTCGGCGCCGCTGAGGCTATGGACCGCGAGCATCCGAAGCCGCCCCACCTCTATCTCTTCACGATCGGCACGCGAAAGGCGGCGAGGGGGCAGGGCCTCGGGAAACGGCTGATCCAGCCGATGCTGGACGCGGCGGACCGCGCCGCCCTGCCCTGCTACCTCGAAAACTCAAACCCGGCGAATACCGGTTTCTACGTGAGCCATGGCTTCGAACGCATGAAGATGTTCGAAATCGGTGCCGGCTCGCCGCGCATGGAAGCGATGTGGCGCGAACCCCGGCCAGTCAGGTCCGCATCTTCGGAATGA
- a CDS encoding RsmB/NOP family class I SAM-dependent RNA methyltransferase, translated as MRNGGRISAAIEVLRDVQERHQPLKIAMRDWGKRARYAGSKDRAWVSGLVLDALRRRNSVAHHMGHDDARSLILGTLSIGWGWNARDIEQACYDDHGPTPLTNDERSRLIMAPDPAAPIHAQGDFPEWLLPHMQRVFGPETVIEAQKMAVRADVDLRVNTLKSDAEKAALPLKSVKAEPSRLLTNAFHIPARDPTEREDSVEAIPAFSRGWVEVQDAGSQIAAAAANAKPGEQVMDYCAGGGGKTLAMAAQMGGQGQIHAYDIDGKRLSALIPRLKRSGAHNVQLVHPSEGNSLEPLVGQMDLVFVDAPCTGTGTWRRRPDSKWRVKPAQLEKRMQDQREILQAASTYVKPGGRLLYATCSFLIEEDEDRVAEFLAGAPDFIERDAAEAAIASGALTPHGAEIVRRFRGPTGSVRLTPRRAGTDGFFFALLERRA; from the coding sequence ATGCGCAACGGCGGCCGTATCAGCGCAGCCATCGAGGTCCTCCGCGACGTGCAGGAGCGCCACCAGCCTCTCAAGATCGCCATGCGCGACTGGGGCAAGCGTGCGCGCTATGCCGGCTCGAAGGACCGGGCCTGGGTGTCCGGCCTCGTGCTGGACGCGCTGCGGCGTCGCAATTCGGTCGCCCACCATATGGGCCACGACGATGCGCGCTCGCTGATCCTCGGCACGCTCAGCATCGGCTGGGGCTGGAACGCGCGCGACATCGAGCAGGCCTGCTACGACGATCACGGCCCAACGCCGCTGACCAACGACGAGCGCAGCCGCCTGATCATGGCGCCGGATCCGGCAGCCCCGATCCATGCCCAGGGCGATTTCCCCGAATGGCTGCTGCCGCACATGCAGCGGGTATTCGGTCCGGAAACGGTGATCGAAGCTCAGAAGATGGCCGTGCGCGCGGACGTCGACCTGCGCGTCAACACGCTGAAATCCGATGCCGAGAAAGCTGCACTTCCGCTGAAATCGGTCAAGGCGGAGCCTTCGCGCCTGTTGACCAACGCTTTCCATATCCCTGCGCGCGATCCCACGGAGCGTGAGGACAGTGTTGAAGCCATTCCAGCATTCTCGCGCGGCTGGGTGGAAGTGCAGGACGCCGGCAGCCAGATCGCCGCCGCGGCAGCCAACGCCAAGCCCGGCGAGCAGGTCATGGACTATTGTGCCGGCGGCGGCGGCAAGACGCTGGCTATGGCCGCGCAGATGGGCGGCCAAGGGCAGATCCACGCTTACGACATCGACGGAAAGCGGCTGTCGGCACTCATTCCGCGGCTGAAGCGCTCCGGCGCGCACAATGTGCAGCTGGTGCACCCGAGCGAAGGCAACAGTCTCGAGCCACTGGTAGGACAGATGGACCTGGTGTTTGTCGACGCGCCGTGCACGGGCACAGGCACCTGGCGCCGCCGGCCGGACTCGAAATGGCGCGTCAAACCCGCCCAGCTTGAGAAACGCATGCAGGACCAACGGGAAATCCTGCAGGCGGCTTCGACGTATGTGAAGCCCGGCGGGCGGCTGCTCTACGCAACTTGCAGCTTCCTGATCGAGGAAGACGAGGACCGGGTAGCAGAGTTCCTGGCTGGCGCGCCTGACTTCATCGAGCGCGACGCTGCCGAGGCCGCCATCGCCTCGGGCGCCCTGACGCCCCACGGCGCCGAAATCGTGCGCCGGTTTCGCGGGCCGACCGGAAGCGTGCGCTTGACACCGCGCCGGGCCGGCACCGACGGGTTCTTTTTCGCGCTGCTTGAGCGCCGCGCCTGA
- the guaA gene encoding glutamine-hydrolyzing GMP synthase, producing MTEQTHQRALIVDFGSQVTQLIARRLREFGVYCEIHPFNKVDSAFLKAYGAQAIILSGGPSSVYWDDAPMADKAVFEAGIPVLGICYGQQVMMHQLGGRIEGGTSREFGRAFIEPVVADPFLEGLFEGGNHEQVWMSHGDHVAEMAPGFGVIAKSPGAPYAVIADPERRFYGTQFHPEVVHTVHGARILRNFIQGVAGFTGDWTMAAYRAEAVEKIRAQVGKGRVICGLSGGVDSSVAAVLIHEAIGDQLTCVYVDHGLMRGGESEQVVSLFREHYNIPLVHVDASELFLGKLAGVTDPEAKRKIIGGLFIDVFDEEASKIGGADFLAQGTLYPDVIESVSVSGGPSMTIKSHHNVGGLPARMKMKLVEPLRELFKDEVRALGRELGLPEAFVGRHPFPGPGLAIRIPGAITREKADTLRKADLIYIDEIRKAGLYDEIWQAFSVLLPVNTVGVMGDVRTYEAVLALRAVTSVDGMTADYYPFDHAFLGRVATRIINEVKGVNRVVYDITSKPPGTIEWE from the coding sequence ATGACAGAGCAGACTCACCAGCGCGCCCTGATTGTCGACTTCGGCAGCCAGGTCACCCAGCTCATCGCACGCCGCCTCCGCGAGTTCGGCGTCTATTGCGAAATCCACCCGTTCAACAAGGTCGATAGCGCCTTCCTGAAGGCTTACGGGGCGCAGGCGATCATCCTGTCGGGCGGTCCTTCGAGCGTCTACTGGGACGACGCCCCAATGGCCGACAAGGCCGTGTTCGAGGCTGGCATTCCGGTGCTCGGCATCTGTTACGGCCAGCAGGTGATGATGCACCAGCTGGGTGGGCGCATCGAAGGCGGCACCAGCCGCGAATTCGGCCGGGCCTTCATCGAGCCAGTGGTCGCTGATCCATTCCTCGAAGGCCTGTTCGAAGGCGGCAACCATGAGCAGGTCTGGATGAGCCACGGTGACCACGTCGCCGAGATGGCACCCGGCTTCGGCGTCATCGCGAAGTCGCCGGGCGCGCCATACGCCGTCATTGCTGACCCGGAGCGCCGCTTCTACGGCACGCAGTTCCACCCGGAAGTCGTGCACACGGTCCACGGCGCGCGCATCCTGCGCAACTTCATCCAGGGCGTTGCAGGCTTCACCGGCGACTGGACGATGGCGGCCTACCGCGCAGAAGCGGTCGAGAAGATCCGTGCGCAGGTCGGCAAGGGCCGGGTGATCTGCGGCCTGTCGGGCGGCGTCGACTCGTCGGTCGCCGCTGTCCTGATCCACGAAGCGATCGGCGACCAGCTGACGTGCGTCTATGTCGACCACGGCCTTATGCGCGGCGGCGAGAGCGAGCAGGTCGTCAGCCTTTTTCGCGAGCATTACAACATCCCGCTTGTGCATGTGGACGCGTCCGAACTTTTCCTGGGCAAGCTAGCGGGCGTCACCGATCCCGAAGCAAAGCGCAAGATCATCGGCGGTCTGTTCATCGACGTGTTCGACGAAGAAGCGAGCAAGATCGGCGGCGCGGATTTCCTCGCGCAAGGCACGCTCTATCCGGACGTGATCGAAAGCGTGTCGGTGAGCGGCGGGCCGAGCATGACGATCAAGAGCCACCACAACGTGGGCGGCCTGCCAGCGCGCATGAAGATGAAGCTGGTCGAGCCGCTGCGCGAACTGTTCAAGGACGAAGTGCGCGCGCTCGGCCGCGAACTCGGTTTGCCTGAAGCTTTTGTCGGCCGTCATCCGTTCCCGGGACCAGGCCTCGCCATCCGCATCCCGGGAGCCATCACGCGCGAGAAGGCAGATACGCTGCGCAAGGCCGATCTCATCTATATCGACGAGATCAGGAAGGCCGGGCTTTACGACGAGATCTGGCAGGCCTTCAGCGTGCTCTTGCCGGTCAACACCGTGGGCGTCATGGGCGATGTGCGAACCTACGAAGCGGTTCTCGCGCTGCGGGCCGTCACCAGCGTTGATGGCATGACCGCCGACTACTATCCCTTCGATCACGCCTTCCTCGGTCGCGTCGCGACGCGCATCATCAATGAGGTCAAAGGTGTGAACCGCGTCGTCTACGACATCACGTCGAAACCGCCCGGCACCATCGAGTGGGAATAA